A single window of Bos javanicus breed banteng chromosome 19, ARS-OSU_banteng_1.0, whole genome shotgun sequence DNA harbors:
- the LOC133231617 gene encoding keratin-associated protein 16-1 — translation MSGNCCSRKCPSVPAISLCSTEVSYRGPVCLPSSCRSQTWQLVTCQDSCGSSSCDPQCCQPSCSASSCAQPVSCEATICEPACPVSSCAQPVCCEATICEPSCSVSSCAQPVYYKATICEPACPVSSCAKPVSCEATICEPACPVSSCAQPVSCEATICEPSCSVSSCAQPVYYKATICEPACPVSSCAKPVSCEATICEPACPVSSCAQPVSCEATICEPSCSVSSCAKPVCCQPVVCEPSCYQPVSSGVRCCPSICSVANSCQSACCDSSPCEPSCSEPSICQSATRVSLVCEPICVRPVCCVSSPCEPPCVSSTCQEPSCCVSSICQPICSEPSPCLPSVCVPRPCQPTCYIVKRSRSISCEPPSCRPLSCRPGSSASAVCQPTCSRTFYIPSSCKQPCTTSISYRPICRPICSGPITYRQPYLTSISYRPACYRPYCSILRRPACVTSVPYRSVCSRLPYADSCKRDCKKSTSSQPDCADSTPCKTEVSEASPCQPTEAKPTSPTTHEAAVSQPAATKPTNC, via the exons ATGTCTGGAAACTGCTGCTCTAGGAAATGCCCCTCGGTGCCAGCCATCTCCCTTTGCTCCACTGAGGTGAGCTACAGAGGGCCTGTTTGCTTGCCCAGTTCCTGCCGGAGCCAGACGTGGCAACTGGTGACTTGTCAAGATAGCTGCGGATCATCCAGCTGTGACCCACAATGCTGTCAGCCCTCCTGTTCTGCGAGCAGCTGTGCCCAGCCTGTGAGCTGTGAA GCCACCATCTGTGAGCCTGCCTGTCCTGTGAGCAGCTGTGCCCAGCCTGTGTGCTGTGAGGCCACCATCTGTGAGCCCTCTTGCTCTGTGAGCAGCTGTGCCCAGCCTGTGTACTACAAGGCCACCATCTGTGAACCTGCCTGTCCCGTGAGCAGCTGTGCCAAGCCCGTGAGCTGTGAGGCCACCATCTGTGAGCCTGCCTGTCCTGTGAGCAGCTGTGCCCAGCCTGTGAGCTGTGAAGCCACCATCTGTGAGCCCTCTTGCTCTGTGAGCAGCTGTGCCCAGCCTGTGTACTACAAGGCCACCATCTGTGAACCTGCCTGTCCCGTGAGCAGCTGTGCCAAGCCCGTGAGCTGTGAGGCCACCATCTGTGAGCCTGCCTGTCCTGTGAGCAGCTGTGCCCAGCCTGTGAGCTGTGAAGCCACCATCTGTGAGCCCTCTTGCTCTGTGAGCAGCTGTGCCAAGCCTGT CTGCTGCCAGCCAGTGGTCTGTGAGCCCAGTTGCTATCAGCCTGTGTCCTCTGGTGTCAGATGCTGTCCATCTATCTGCTCTGTGGCCAATAGCTGCCAGTCTGCCTGCTGTGACTCCAGTCCTTGTGAGCCATCTTGCTCAGAGCCCAGCATCTGCCAGTCAGCCACACGTGTGTCTCTGGTCTGTGAGCCCATCTGTGTCCGTCCGGTCTGCTGTGTTTCAAGCCCTTGTGAGCCACCTTGTGTCTCCAGCACTTGCCAAGAGCCCTCTtgctgtgtctccagcatctGCCAACCCATCTGCTCTGAGCCCAGCCCCTGCTTACCAAGTGTCTGTGTGCCCAGGCCATGTCAACCTACCTGCTACATAGTCAAGCGCAGTCGGTCCATCTCCTGTGAGCCTCCGTCCTGCCGACCTCTCTCCTGCCGCCCGGGGTCTTCTGCATCTGCCGTCTGCCAGCCAACTTGCTCGCGAACTTTCTACATACCCAGCTCTTGCAAACAACCCTGTACTACTTCAATCTCCTACCGCCCGATTTGCCGCCCAATCTGCTCTGGACCCATCACCTATAGGCAGCCATATTTGACATCCATCTCCTACCGCCCGGCCTGCTACCGCCCATATTGCTCCATCCTGCGCCGTCCAGCCTGCGTCACTTCTGTCCCTTACCGCTCGGTCTGCTCCCGCTTGCCTTATGCTGACTCCTGCAAACGGGATTGCAAAAAGTCCACTTCCAGCCAACCGGATTGTGCTGACTCAACTCCCTGCAAGACGGAGGTCTCAGAGGCCAGTCCCTGCCAGCCCACTGAGGCCAAGCCCACCAGCCCCACCACCCACGAGGCTGCAGTCAGCCAGCCTGCTGCCACCAAGCCTACCAACTGCTGA